The Fusobacterium sp. FSA-380-WT-3A region TCTTTTGCTAATTCTTGTAATCCTTGAACTATAACTGAAGATTCTGCTTGAGTAGTAGAAATTTTTAGCTCATAAACTTTCTTTTCTTCAGCTTTTGAACCAGCCTCCTTATTTCCACCACATGCTACTAATCCTCCTAATAACATACAAAATAATGCCCCTTTAATCATTCTCCCTTTCATATTTCTCCTCCTAATTTTTATATATATTTTTTTAGTGTATTAATTACTGCATTTTTTCCATTCAACATTTCTACAAAATATTTTTCAACTTTATCTGCTATTCCTATTTTTTCTAAATCAACTCCAAAAATAATTTTATTTTTTAAAATTTCTTTTAATTGTCCTTGATATGAAGTTATATTTCCATATTCTATACCCCTCATTTTCTCTTTCAGCATTTCTAACATTGGATCTGAACTAATACTTCTTTCATTTCCTTCATCATCTATTCCCATTAGGTATCTAAACCATCCTGCATATACTAAAGGAATGTATTTTATATTTTCTATTTTTAATTCATCATTCGCTAAATATGCTTTTAAAGTTTCTCCAAATCTTATACCTACTTTTTGAGAAGTATCTGTTGCTATTCTTTCTGGTTGATCTGGAATAAATGGATTAGCAAATCTTTCATTTATAACCTCATCTATAAATTTTTTAGGATCTAAAATTTTTGGATCATCTACAACTTTCAATGCTTCATCATAACCTATTTTTTTTATCAATTTGTTTAATAAAGGATCTGATACAGCTTCATAAATAGTTTTTTTATTTAATAAACACCCAAATATAGCTAATGTTGTGTGTAATGGATTTAAGCAAGTAGTTACTTTCATTCTTTCTGTTTTTTCTACTATTTCTCTATTCGTTATATAAACTCCTGCTTCTGCCTCTTCCAATAATGGTCTTCCATTTGGAAACTTATCCTCTACAACAAAATATTCTGCTGTCTCTGAATTTACAAAAGCTGAAGTATATGTATTCTTATTAGTAACTATTATATCCATATTTTCAAACCCTAATTTCTCTAAATACTCTTTTACAACTTGGGCTGGTCTAGGAGTAATTTTATCTATCATTGATATAGGATAACTTACTTTTTTTTCATCTGTTAAATAGTCCAGAAATTCTTTTTCAAGATATCCATTATTTACCCAAAAAGTAGCTATATTTAAAACAGCTTCTCTAATTTTATCTCCATTTCCAGAACAATTATCCATACTAACTAGAGCTATTGGTTCTCTATTATTTTTAAATCTTTTATATAACAAATAAGTTATTATACTCATAATATGTTTTGATTTTTCAGGTAAATTTTGTATATCTTCTTTGACTATATCAAAAAATTCCCCATTTGGATCTTTTAAATTATAACCTTTTTCTGTAATTGTAAAACTTATTATTTGTAAACTTGGAGAAGTTACGATTTTCACCAAGTCATCTCTATTCTCTTTAACCTTCAAAGATTCAATAACGCTTCCTATAATTTCTGGTAAAAATTTTCCATCTTTAGATAGTACAACTGAAACAGATAAATTATCAAAAGGTCTATATACCTTATCAATTATTTCCTCATCAAAACTCTCAGCTACTATTATCCCTGTATTTTCTTTTCCATTATTTAATAAATTTTCTTGCATTTTAGCTACATAAGCTCTAAAAATATTTCCCCCTCCAAAATGTAACCACTTTGGTGTTTTTAGAGTATTTTCTCTTATTTTTTTTATATCATATAAAGGTATTTTTATATTATTAGAAGCCATTGTTTCTAATTCATTTAGAGATAACTTCATTTTATCCTCCTTTTTTTATTTTATACTTGTATACTAGAATTATATAATAACAAAATTATATTGTCAATACTTTTTTATTTTTTTCTTAAAAAAAAACAAAACAAAATAAAACAATACATTTTATATATAAAATTTATTTAAATACTAAATTTTTATATATGAAACTTTTTTTATTTTTTATTCTTTCTCTAAATCTTTATAAAAAATAAATTTATTTTTTTTGTTCCATTATTTTTTTCTTATATGAAACTTTTTTTTTATTTTATTATTGTTTTTTTATAAATTATAAGTTATAAATTTATTATAAAATAAAATGTCTAGAGGTGAGGTAATTGTTAAAAAAGCATGAAACTATTGAAAAAATTATAAATACTGGTATAGTAGCCGTTGTAAGAAGTGAAAGTATTGAAGAAGGAATAAGAATTTCTAAAGCTTGTGTTCAAGGGGGAATTCCTGCTATTGAAGTTACATACACTGTTCCTGGAGCTACAGAAGTTATCAAAGCTCTAAAAAATGAATTTTCTCCTTCTGAATTAATAGTTGGAGCTGGAACTGTATTAGATGCTACTACAGCAAGAATAGCTATTTTAGCTGGAGCTGAATATATTGTTTCTCCTGGATTTGATTTAGAAACTGCTAAATTATGTAATTTATATCAAATTCCATATATGCCTGGTTGTATGACTATAACTGAAATGACAAAAGCTATGGAATATGGTTGTGATATTATCAAGTTATTCCCTGGAAGTGCTTTTGGTCCTTCATTTGTAAAAGCTGTTAAAGCTCCATTACCTCAAGTTAATATTATGCCTACAGGAGGAGTTAGTCTTGATAATATAGAAGAATGGTTCAAAAATGGTGTCGTAGCTGTAGGTGCTGGAGGAAAATTAGCTTCTGGAACTAGTGAATCTATAATAGAAACTGCTAAAGCATTTGTTAATAAAATAAAAGAAATTAGAAATAAATAATTAATGGAGGAGATTATGTTTAATTTTTCTGAAAAAAAATTTGATGTTATTTCTTGTGGAGAGATAATAATGAGATTATCTCCTGCAATTGGAAAAATTCTAATTCAAGATGGTCCTTTAGATAGAAATCTTGGTGGAGCTGAACTTAATGTAGTTACGGGGATATCTACTCTTGGAGGAAAAACAAGTTTCCTTTCTAAAATACCTGACCATGATTTAGGGATGTATGCTAAAAGATGTATAGATTTAAGTGGGATAAATTCTGAATATTTAGTGTATGATTCATCCAAAAATAAAAGATTAGCTCTTTATTATTACGAGTATGGGGCTTCTCCTAGAAAACCTAGTGTAGTTTATGATAGAAATGATTCATCATTTCAATTTTTGCATTCTAATGAAATAAATTCAGAAGTGTATTCTTCTACAAAAGTTTTTCATACTAGTGGTATTTCTCTAGGACTTTGTGAAAACTCTAAAACTTTAGTTAAAGACCTTATTAAGAATTTTAAAAAAGGTGGAGCATTAATTTCTTTTGATGTAAATTTTAGAAGAAATCTTTGGGGAGATGAAGAAAATGCAAGAAAGGAAATAGTAACTATTTTACCTGAAATAGATATTCTTTTCGCTTCTGAAGAGACATTAAGAAAAATGTTTAAACAAACAGGAACAATGGAAGAAATTATGAAAAATTTTGCTAAAGATAATAATATTTCTCTTCTAATTTCAACACAAAGAACTGTAAATTCACCAAAATCTCATAATTTTACATCTATAATTTATAGTGCTATTGAAGATAAATTTTACTCAGAAAAATCTTATGATAATATTGAAATCGTAGATAGAATCGGAAGTGGTGACGCTTATGTAGCTGGAGCTCTTTATGGTTTAACTACTTTTGATTGTCCTTTAAAAGCATTAAAGTACGGAAATGCTTTAGGAAGTTTAAAAAATACTCTTTTAGGAGATGTGGTAGCTTTTTCTAAAAATACAGTTGATTCTATTATAAAAGACCACGAAGAAGGTTCTAGTTCAGAAATGAACAGATAATTTCTCCAACTCATTATTAAACCATAAAAAACAGGAGTCTAAATTTAGACTCCTGTTTCCCTTTTATATTAATAATTTTTTAACGCTTCTAAAAAATCTTGTTTCATCTCTTCTCTAAGTTCGATGGGTTCTAATATTATTGCTTCTTTTGAAAATTGTCTAAAATAAAGTTTAGCATTTTCATTAGAAGCCTCAAATACATAGATATCTCCCTCTTTTTCTACAAATCTTGGTCTATAATTTGTTAATCCTTTTAAAAGTTTTTGTCCCTCTTCCGACAATCTAACTTTTATAAAATTTCCATTTCCTAAAAATGGGTCAAATTTTTTTCTAACATTTTCTATATACTTTTTATCTTTTCCTTTTATTTTTTCTTCCAATATAGAAATAACTTCTAAATCCTTTAATTTATAATTATAATATTTCTTTTCTGTATCACAATAACAGAAAAGATAATTTTCATCTCCTTGTTCATCTCTTTTTATAAAATAAGGTTCAACAGTTGTTAATTTAGAACCATATTTCAATTTTAATTTTTTCTTTTCTTTTATAGCTTCTAATATTTTTTTTACTGTTTCTTGAAAAACAAAAAGTTCTCTTATATATTTAAACTTAGAACAATATTTTTCAAATAATTCTCTAAAAAATTCAGCTTCTACATCAACACCATTATCTTTTAAAACATCATAATAAATCTCTCTATTAGCTACATTTAAATCAAATTGAATTATTTTTTTTAGAGGTCTACCTTGACTTTCTAATTCTTTTTCTACATCTATTTCTTTTTTATATTTTAATTGTTCTAAAATATAATTACATAACTTATTGTTATTTATTCCAAATTCCTCTATATCATTTTTCATCATACGCCAAATATCTTCTGGTACAGTAACTCTTATTTTTTTCACAATAAGTCCTCCATATAATCTATTTTCTCTTAAAATCTATTATATCATAAATAAATAAAAAATAAATAAAAAAAACTGTCAAAAGACAGTTAATTTTCATTTGGAGGCGACGACCAGATTCGAACTGGTGGTGGAGATTTTGCAGACCTCTGCCTTACCACTTGGCGACATCGCCTTTTATTTATGGTGGCCAGAGGCGGAA contains the following coding sequences:
- a CDS encoding mannitol dehydrogenase family protein, giving the protein MKLSLNELETMASNNIKIPLYDIKKIRENTLKTPKWLHFGGGNIFRAYVAKMQENLLNNGKENTGIIVAESFDEEIIDKVYRPFDNLSVSVVLSKDGKFLPEIIGSVIESLKVKENRDDLVKIVTSPSLQIISFTITEKGYNLKDPNGEFFDIVKEDIQNLPEKSKHIMSIITYLLYKRFKNNREPIALVSMDNCSGNGDKIREAVLNIATFWVNNGYLEKEFLDYLTDEKKVSYPISMIDKITPRPAQVVKEYLEKLGFENMDIIVTNKNTYTSAFVNSETAEYFVVEDKFPNGRPLLEEAEAGVYITNREIVEKTERMKVTTCLNPLHTTLAIFGCLLNKKTIYEAVSDPLLNKLIKKIGYDEALKVVDDPKILDPKKFIDEVINERFANPFIPDQPERIATDTSQKVGIRFGETLKAYLANDELKIENIKYIPLVYAGWFRYLMGIDDEGNERSISSDPMLEMLKEKMRGIEYGNITSYQGQLKEILKNKIIFGVDLEKIGIADKVEKYFVEMLNGKNAVINTLKKYI
- a CDS encoding bifunctional 2-keto-4-hydroxyglutarate aldolase/2-keto-3-deoxy-6-phosphogluconate aldolase: MLKKHETIEKIINTGIVAVVRSESIEEGIRISKACVQGGIPAIEVTYTVPGATEVIKALKNEFSPSELIVGAGTVLDATTARIAILAGAEYIVSPGFDLETAKLCNLYQIPYMPGCMTITEMTKAMEYGCDIIKLFPGSAFGPSFVKAVKAPLPQVNIMPTGGVSLDNIEEWFKNGVVAVGAGGKLASGTSESIIETAKAFVNKIKEIRNK
- a CDS encoding sugar kinase translates to MFNFSEKKFDVISCGEIIMRLSPAIGKILIQDGPLDRNLGGAELNVVTGISTLGGKTSFLSKIPDHDLGMYAKRCIDLSGINSEYLVYDSSKNKRLALYYYEYGASPRKPSVVYDRNDSSFQFLHSNEINSEVYSSTKVFHTSGISLGLCENSKTLVKDLIKNFKKGGALISFDVNFRRNLWGDEENARKEIVTILPEIDILFASEETLRKMFKQTGTMEEIMKNFAKDNNISLLISTQRTVNSPKSHNFTSIIYSAIEDKFYSEKSYDNIEIVDRIGSGDAYVAGALYGLTTFDCPLKALKYGNALGSLKNTLLGDVVAFSKNTVDSIIKDHEEGSSSEMNR
- a CDS encoding WYL domain-containing protein, translating into MKKIRVTVPEDIWRMMKNDIEEFGINNNKLCNYILEQLKYKKEIDVEKELESQGRPLKKIIQFDLNVANREIYYDVLKDNGVDVEAEFFRELFEKYCSKFKYIRELFVFQETVKKILEAIKEKKKLKLKYGSKLTTVEPYFIKRDEQGDENYLFCYCDTEKKYYNYKLKDLEVISILEEKIKGKDKKYIENVRKKFDPFLGNGNFIKVRLSEEGQKLLKGLTNYRPRFVEKEGDIYVFEASNENAKLYFRQFSKEAIILEPIELREEMKQDFLEALKNY